A region of Streptomyces cinnamoneus DNA encodes the following proteins:
- a CDS encoding DUF6760 family protein, with the protein MTHPERRLREESAYIAYHFHWAYKDILTLPHAERRAWVREIARINSSISEGR; encoded by the coding sequence ATGACGCACCCGGAGCGCCGGCTCCGAGAGGAGAGCGCCTACATCGCCTACCACTTCCACTGGGCGTACAAGGACATCCTCACCCTGCCGCACGCGGAGCGGCGCGCGTGGGTGCGTGAGATCGCACGGATCAACTCCTCCATCAGTGAGGGGCGGTGA
- a CDS encoding universal stress protein, translating to MESAPITVGLDGSAESLAAALWAADEAERRGLGLRLLHAWVLLAGEPATGLPPDKDQNYWAKRIVRAAATAVYERHHDLSVTEDLVAEEPEAALLNAAVSSTMIVLGSRGLERLESFFLGDISLQVAGRAAQPVVLVRAPAGRARPLAGTDEGGVVVGASLHGRYDSVLGFAFETAAARGVPLRVVHGCPLPVQAYAPWGVDPEVAGEISKEASEKLSRAVQPWSERNPGVMTTSTVRLGSPARAVLGAAEDADLLVIGRRKHHPPVAPRLGNIAQACVHHARCPVAVVPHD from the coding sequence ATAGAGTCGGCCCCCATCACCGTCGGACTCGACGGTTCCGCGGAGAGCCTTGCGGCCGCCCTCTGGGCGGCGGACGAGGCGGAGCGGCGTGGGCTGGGACTGCGCCTCCTGCACGCGTGGGTTCTGCTGGCCGGCGAACCGGCCACGGGCCTTCCGCCCGACAAGGATCAGAACTACTGGGCGAAGCGCATCGTGCGGGCGGCTGCGACAGCCGTGTACGAGCGACACCATGACCTCTCCGTCACCGAGGACCTCGTGGCGGAAGAACCCGAGGCCGCACTTCTGAACGCCGCTGTGAGCTCGACGATGATCGTGCTGGGTTCACGGGGCCTGGAACGCCTGGAGAGCTTCTTCCTGGGCGATATCAGCCTCCAGGTGGCGGGCAGAGCCGCACAGCCAGTGGTACTCGTACGGGCGCCGGCCGGCAGGGCTCGACCGCTCGCCGGTACCGACGAGGGCGGTGTGGTCGTCGGCGCCAGCCTGCATGGCCGGTACGACAGCGTGCTGGGGTTCGCCTTCGAGACGGCCGCGGCGCGTGGTGTGCCCCTGCGCGTCGTGCATGGCTGCCCCTTGCCGGTGCAGGCCTACGCACCGTGGGGTGTCGACCCCGAGGTGGCGGGAGAGATCAGCAAAGAGGCCTCGGAGAAACTCTCCCGTGCCGTACAGCCGTGGAGCGAGCGCAATCCCGGCGTCATGACGACCAGCACGGTCCGGCTGGGAAGCCCCGCCCGCGCCGTCCTCGGGGCTGCCGAGGACGCCGATCTTCTGGTGATCGGCCGGCGCAAGCATCACCCGCCGGTGGCGCCACGCCTGGGGAATATCGCACAGGCGTGCGTGCACCATGCCCGGTGCCCGGTTGCCGTGGTGCCCCACGACTGA
- a CDS encoding phage tail protein, translating into MPDQPFAVSSHFQLSIGLHALGSFTACDGLGCTMDVEERVEGGTNGHVWQLPTRLRYTNVVLSRPLTQETVLVWAWLRAQVIEPVRLPGQLVALGPDRRPLVRWLLDGVLPVRWSGPMFDVDQSQPARETLEITHNGFLGITV; encoded by the coding sequence ATGCCGGACCAACCCTTCGCCGTCAGTTCCCACTTCCAGCTCTCCATAGGCCTGCACGCCCTCGGCTCCTTCACGGCCTGTGACGGGCTCGGCTGCACCATGGACGTCGAGGAACGTGTCGAGGGCGGGACGAACGGGCACGTGTGGCAGCTGCCGACGCGGCTGCGCTACACGAACGTGGTCCTCAGCAGGCCGCTGACACAGGAGACCGTGCTCGTCTGGGCCTGGCTGCGGGCACAGGTGATCGAACCGGTGCGGCTCCCCGGGCAGCTCGTCGCCCTCGGCCCGGACCGGCGACCACTGGTGCGGTGGCTCCTCGACGGTGTGCTGCCCGTGCGCTGGAGCGGACCGATGTTCGATGTGGACCAGTCGCAGCCGGCCCGGGAGACCTTGGAGATCACCCACAACGGCTTCCTGGGCATCACCGTCTGA
- a CDS encoding DUF4157 domain-containing protein → MLLALQRAAGNGAVLRMLQAGGVSREQSAVPEVVCSGGRPLDGTTRSAMEARLGADLSDVRVHTDVAAQRSAMVIGARAYTAGNHVVIGRDGTDKATLAHELTHVVQQRRGPVTGTDTGHGFAVTDPDDRFEREAKANASRVMSAPVGAAEQRPLGTVPAPPASTPVVQRAMHLANYDERIYQDSLNPGAEYAFVKKADGRLLFAEYGGVDRLTAALGAVGFAGDVRSSGLDDFIKGAYRERGPVWRHLWHELGGLFHYDSIVKATGPVGEEVLGRATPGLVAAIVRHGPQIWNSSGGSRAPRAEGRLYGLDLSDDQARHMLGIDEDTARHFDDVRYERLSERQYEQRHALLRNKDNGANLFEYEGRFPGDRARMMYVSTAGTVRAAAHRIRIANRRFGDAEFFDPDMDEATRRALHAEYARLTAPRPDTGWVPGTDLTAVDRGAGQDSAMNGWNALGVVAYAKRFLGAPYELEQNWEWLHVQGAQIGGSTDATNLVAGTYVTNSAMIPYEDMIAKWARTDAHRFWARFEVVPGGTLGPLFPDRIRLSVKTDNHRDLGTLPGLVLAEFDPLHGRIVDRLAGEIMKRNVDATRGLYEPG, encoded by the coding sequence TTGCTCCTGGCCCTCCAGCGGGCGGCCGGAAACGGCGCGGTCCTCAGGATGCTGCAAGCGGGCGGGGTGTCCCGGGAGCAGTCCGCCGTCCCCGAGGTGGTGTGCAGCGGCGGCCGTCCGCTCGACGGCACCACCCGGAGCGCAATGGAAGCACGGCTCGGTGCCGATCTGTCCGACGTACGCGTCCATACCGACGTCGCCGCACAGCGCTCGGCCATGGTGATCGGCGCGCGCGCCTACACCGCCGGCAACCATGTCGTCATCGGCCGCGACGGAACGGACAAGGCCACCTTGGCGCACGAGCTCACACACGTCGTCCAGCAGCGCAGGGGGCCGGTGACGGGAACCGACACCGGTCACGGGTTCGCGGTGACTGACCCGGACGACCGCTTCGAGCGGGAGGCCAAGGCCAACGCGTCACGGGTCATGAGCGCGCCGGTGGGAGCGGCGGAGCAGCGGCCTCTCGGCACCGTCCCCGCACCGCCCGCGAGTACTCCGGTCGTACAGCGCGCGATGCACCTGGCCAACTACGACGAGCGGATCTACCAGGACTCGCTCAACCCGGGCGCCGAGTACGCCTTCGTGAAAAAGGCCGACGGCAGGCTGCTCTTCGCGGAGTACGGCGGCGTCGACAGGCTGACGGCCGCCCTTGGCGCCGTCGGCTTCGCCGGCGACGTCCGGTCGAGCGGCCTCGACGATTTCATCAAGGGCGCCTACCGGGAGAGGGGCCCCGTGTGGCGCCACCTTTGGCACGAGCTCGGTGGTCTCTTCCACTACGACAGCATCGTCAAAGCGACCGGTCCTGTCGGCGAAGAAGTCCTGGGACGGGCCACGCCCGGTCTCGTCGCCGCGATCGTCAGGCACGGACCGCAGATCTGGAACAGCTCAGGCGGCTCGCGCGCACCGCGGGCGGAAGGGCGTCTGTACGGCCTGGACCTGTCCGATGACCAGGCCCGGCACATGCTCGGCATCGACGAGGACACGGCCCGTCATTTCGACGACGTGCGGTACGAGCGTCTCTCCGAGCGCCAGTACGAACAACGGCACGCGCTGCTCCGGAACAAGGACAACGGCGCCAACCTCTTCGAGTACGAAGGCCGCTTCCCGGGAGACCGGGCGCGGATGATGTACGTCTCCACGGCCGGCACGGTCCGCGCCGCCGCGCACCGCATTCGCATCGCGAACCGACGGTTCGGTGACGCCGAGTTCTTCGATCCCGATATGGATGAGGCAACGCGGCGCGCGCTGCACGCCGAGTACGCCCGTCTCACCGCCCCGCGTCCGGACACCGGCTGGGTGCCGGGCACGGACCTGACCGCCGTGGACCGCGGAGCCGGCCAGGACAGCGCCATGAACGGTTGGAACGCTCTCGGAGTGGTGGCCTACGCCAAGCGCTTCCTGGGCGCTCCGTACGAACTCGAACAGAACTGGGAATGGCTGCACGTGCAGGGGGCGCAGATCGGCGGGTCGACCGACGCGACCAACCTGGTGGCCGGCACCTACGTCACCAACTCCGCGATGATCCCCTACGAGGACATGATCGCCAAGTGGGCCAGAACGGATGCCCACCGCTTCTGGGCCCGGTTCGAAGTGGTCCCCGGGGGGACCCTCGGGCCCCTGTTCCCGGACAGGATCAGGCTTTCGGTCAAGACCGACAACCACCGGGACCTCGGCACGCTTCCCGGGCTGGTCCTGGCGGAGTTCGATCCGCTGCACGGCAGGATCGTCGATCGCCTCGCCGGCGAAATCATGAAGCGCAACGTCGACGCCACACGCGGGCTGTACGAGCCCGGCTGA
- a CDS encoding CBS domain-containing protein: MVTEGDILCGILTDHDIVMRGVACASGPDEPVTRLMSTPVVTVSASDDLDVAYQLFRREDIRRLPVLDGGRLVGVLAIDDLFADALQRLADLLGPVSWSALRDQADSRPRRRSAP, translated from the coding sequence ATGGTCACCGAGGGCGACATTCTGTGCGGTATCCTCACTGACCATGACATCGTGATGCGCGGTGTCGCGTGCGCCTCCGGACCCGACGAACCGGTTACCCGCCTGATGAGCACTCCCGTCGTCACGGTGAGCGCGTCGGACGATCTGGATGTCGCCTATCAGCTGTTCCGACGCGAGGACATCCGGCGTCTGCCGGTGCTCGACGGTGGGCGGCTGGTCGGCGTCCTCGCCATTGACGACCTCTTCGCCGATGCCCTCCAGCGCCTGGCGGACCTCCTCGGGCCCGTCTCCTGGAGCGCACTGCGCGACCAGGCGGACAGCCGCCCGCGCCGGCGTTCGGCCCCCTGA